The Haloplanus sp. GDY1 genomic sequence CGCCCCCGCCGCCGCCACCGGAGATGGTGGCCGTCGCCGTCTCCCCGCCCGCGCCGTCGTTGCCGGCCGCGTCCGCCGCGGTGTCGAGCGTGACGGTGAACTCGCCGATGGCCGGTGGCTCGTAGGCGAGCGTGTGGGTGTACGGCCCGCTGCCGCTCGTCGAGAAGCTCGAGAGCGTCGTCGGCGCCGGGCCGCTCACGTCGACGGTGATCGACGCCAGCGGCTCGCTGGCCTCGACCGTCACCAGAAGCTCCCCGTCGGTGGCGGACGCCGAGACGTTCGTGACCACCGGCGTCGCCGCGTCGGTCTCGTCCACGCCGCCGGCCGTCAGCGCGGCGAGCGCGTTCCCGTTGGTGTCCCGTGCCGTTCCCGGCGTGTACGTGACCTGCGCCGGTCCCGTGCCGGGCACCTCGTCGCCGTCGGTCGCGATCCGCAGTTCGACGGCGTCGTCGTTCGGCGTCGCCCCGGTGACGACCGAATCGGGCTGTCTCCCGCCGATGGTCCAGGCGCTCGGCGAGAGCGTGGAGTCGTCGATGGCGGCGGAGAAGGTCACCTCCGCGGCGTCGACGTCGCCGTCGCCGTCGCGGTCGAGCGTGGTCACCGCCGTCACGACCGGCCGCGCCCCGCTGGTCGTCCCCGTGAACGTCTGACTCGACGCGAGCGCGTTGCCCGCGGGGTCGTAGACGCGGCTCGCGTCGAGCGTCACGTCGGGCGCGGCGCTCGTCCCCGTCAGCCCCGACACCGTGATCGTCGCGTTGTCGTCGTCGCCGCTCGTCCCGGTGTCGACGCCGGTCACGCTGCCCGCGCCGACGGCGTACGTCGTGGTGTCGAGCGTCGACGCCGCGTCGTCGATGGCCTCGCTGTGGGTGACGACGATCTCGTCGACGTCGCCGTCGTCGTTCGCGTCGCTCGTCCGCGCCGCGACGACGAGCGGGGGCGCGCCGTCGGCCGACGTCACCGTCTGTGCCGAACTCGGGCCCGCGTTGGGCGTCGACGCCAGGTCGTCGACGCTCCCCTGCGTGAGCGTCAGGTCAGGCGTGACGCTCGTGTTCTCGGTCTCCAGCTTCGAGACGGTCAGGTTCACGGCCGCGTCGTCGGGGCCGCCCGGGTGCGCGAGGCCGTCGATCGACGCGCTGGAGGACGAGAAGTCCCCCCTCGCGAGGGTCCCGTCGTCGACGTTCTCGGTGAACGTGACGTTGATCCGGTCGACCGTGCCGTCCCGGTTCGCGTCGCCCGTGACCGCCGTGTCGATCCGCGGTCCCACGCCGTCGGTCGGCGTGAGCGTCTGGTCGCCGTCACCGGGGCCGTCGTTGGGCGTCGACGCCAGGTCCGTGACGTTGCCCTGCGCGAGCGTCAGGTCCGGCGTGACGCTCGTGTTCGCCGCCGGCAGCCCCGAGACCGTCAGGTTGGCGGCCGCGTCGTTCGTCCCGTCGGGGTTGGCGACGCTCCCGACCGAGCCCCCGACGACCGAGAAGTCGGCGGCCGCGAGGCTCGTGTCGTTCACCGCCTCGGAGAAGGTGACGTTGATCCGGTCGACCGTGCCGTCGTCGGTCGCGTCACCCGTCTCCGCGGTATCGATCCGCGGTGCCGCCCCGTCGGTCGTCCCCGTGAACGTCTGACTCGATCCGAGCGCGTTGCCCGCCGAATCGTAGAGCTGTCCCGCGTTGAGCGTGACGGTCGGCGTCGCGCCGGTGCCCGAGATGCCCGAGGCGGTGACGACGACGGCGTCGTCGCCCCCGCCGTCGCCGGTGCCGGCGTCGTCGGCGGTGCCGGTGCCCAGCGAGAACGTCCCCGAGTCGAACGTCGAGGCGCCGTCGTCCAGGGGTTCGGAGAGCGTGACGTTGAACTGGTCGACCGACCCGTCGTTCGAGGAGTCGTACGTGTTCGCCGCGACGACGGCCGGCGCCGCCCCGTCGGCGGTCGTGAGCGTCTGGTCGCTACCCTCCGGACCGGGGTTGCCGGCCGTGTCGGTGACGTTGCCCTGCGCGAGCGTCAGGTCCGGCGTGACGCTCGTGTCGTCGGCCGGCAGCCCCGAGACCGTCAGGTTGGCGACCGCGTCGTCGTTCCCGTCCGGGTTCGACACCGCGTCGATGGACGCGGTCCCGGAGGAGAAATCACCCGCGTCGAGGCTCCCGTCGTCGACGTTCTCCGAGAAGGTGACGTTGATCCGGTCGACCGTGCCGTCGCGGTCCGCGTCGCCCGTCTGCGCGCCGAGGAGCCGCGGCCCGACGCCGTCCGTCGGGTTCGACTCCGTGGTGTCGTCGAGCAGGTTCCCCGCCTCGTCGGCCAGCGTCCCCTGCGTGTACTGCACCGTCGGGGTCGCGCCCGTGTCGACCGACCCCGACTCCTCCAGGTCGATGACCACCGTGTCGTTGTTCGGCGTGCCGGCGTCGGTGATGGCGTCGATCGTGTAGCCCGTGACGTCGAAGTCGTCGGTCCTGACGGTCGAGTCGTCCACGTCCTCCGAGAACGTCACGACGAGCTGGTCGATCTGGCCGTCGTCCGCCGTCGACGCGCTCCCGTCGCTGCCGGCGATCACCGACCCCGGCGCCGGGCCCGCGTCCCGGGTGACGACGGTGTCGATGGTCGGGTCGGTGTTGTCGACGGCGAGGGAGGTGACGGTCGTGTCGGGCGAGGTGGTTATCGAGGTCCCTTCGGTGATCCCGAGGACGATGCTCCCCTCGGTGAAGGTGTTCGCGCTCCCCCCGTCGACGACCAGGTCGGTCGTGATGCTCCCGTCCTCCGACCCGTCCAGGTCGCCGGCACCCCCGTCGGTGATCGTCACTGCAGTGGTGGAGCCGTTGACGCCCTGATCGTCGGGCGTCGTCGAGAAGTCGCCGTCCGCGTCGAAGACGAACGTCGCGTTGTTGCCGGCCGTCCCGATGCTGACGGTGACCCGAACCGTCGAGGCCCCCTCGTCGGTCGACGCGGCGCTCCGCACCTCGACGGTCCCGTCGCCGTCGTCGTCGGTCGGCGAATCGATGTTCGGTCCGCTCGCCGTCCCCGCGGCCACGCCGGCCGTCCCGACGACGCCGCCAACGACGACGGCGGCGGCGAGGAGGGCGAGGAGTACACCCCGAGCCGAATCCCGGTCCGGTGACTCGATCATAGGAGATGACAAAATGTGGGAATAGGTTATACTTTATCATCACTCGGCCGACACTAATCGCCGTCGGGGGGCGACGAGGTGGGGTGAAATCCGCCGCACGACCAGTAGGCGGGGTGGATCGGAGAATGTGTTAGTTTTCGAATGGTTAGTGGCGCGAACGCCCCGACGAGCGAATCGATACGGGCGGCGTTGCTCGACCGAGGGGTCGCACCGGGTGGCCGGCTCGCGCGGCGGCCGAAGCGGAAGCCGACGGCGCTCAACCCGGCGTCGGCACCCCGGGTCCCGTCGGCTTCCCGTCGTCGTTCGGATCCTCGCGATTGAGGATGGCGTCGCGGATGCGCTCGAACGCCGATCTGTCCGTGCGGACGGTGGGCGTTATCATGGCCCGTTCGGTGTTACCGTTTGACACACTTGGATCTGGCGGGCGTCGCGAAACGACGAGACTCGCAGACACGGCTCCGCAGGGCGGGGTGTCCGATCCGTCACGGCGAGCGCAACGCTGGAGGGTCAGAAATCATAGTCCCACCAGAAACTACCGTGAGAGGTTACATAGTTCCCACGTCCGTGAGTGGGAACATGGCCGACACCAACGACGTCCAAGAATACGGGCGAAAGCTCCAGAACCAACTGGAGAAGCTCGAAGACGCCGATATTCCCGATGACGACCGTGAGACGATCCGACAGTTCGTCGACTACCTCGACGTCCGAACCAGCAACAACCAGGGAACCATCGTCTCGAACCTGAATCGGCTCCGACTTGCCGCCGAGCGCGGCGGGACGCCCCTCACCGAGGCCGAGGAGAGTGACATCACGGCACTCATGGGGACGCTGAAGCGTGAGTACGGTCTCAGGGAGGGCACGCTGCGAGAGTACCGAAAGGCCCTCCGGAAGTTCTACAAGTGGCGCGGCGAGGACTGGGGCGAGGACATCGAAATCGGCCCCTCGCCGAAGCGGTCGGTCGACCCGGACCAGCTCCTCTCGGATGACGAGATCGACGCCATCCTCGACGCCGCCGAGAACCCCCGTGACAAGGCTGCCGTCGCGCTGCTCGCGGACACGGGGATCCGCATCGGCGCACTCGCGAGCCTCCGCGTGAAGGATGTCGACCTCTCCGCACAGCCCGCCGAACTGCACATCAACGAGGACGCCAACGTGAAGGGGGCGAGTGGCAAGACGTTGATGACTTGGAGCCGTGGGTACGTCGCGAACTACCTCGAGGTCCATCCCCGTCGCGACGATCCCGACGCCGCCCTCATCCACAAGAACGCCGGTCACCACACCGCCGGCGAGGACGATGGTGCGCTCACCTACCAGTACCTCAGCCGTCGGATCAAGGAGGTCGGCGAGCGTGCTGGAATCGACGCCGGGCGACTGAACGCCCACAACTTCCGAAAGAGCGCCATCACGCGCTGGATCCGGGAAGGCCAGCCCGAACAGTGGATCAAAAACCGGGCGTTCTGGGTGGACGACAGCCGGCAGTTCGAGACGTATTCGGGCGTCACCGACGACAACGTGATCACCGACATCGCCGACCACTACGGGATCGACGTCGGCGAGCGCGAGACGGCGCGCCCGAACCTGGAAAACTGCCCGCAGTGCGGGTCGCCACTTCGGGACACGGCCCGTTTCTGCCCCGGGTGTGGTGCGCCGCTCACCCAAGCCGCGGGCGAGGAGAAGCAGTCGGTCGAAGACGCGACCTTTGACTCCGTCGCCGCGGCCGACGGTCAGGAGATCGACTACTTCGCCGAGTTCCGCCGCCGGTTCAACGAGGATCCGGCCTTTCGGGAACGCGTCGCCGGCGATCATGACGAGTCCCCCTGAGCGATGTCGTGTTCCAGGGCCCGCTTCGCGACGCGAGCGAGCGGGTACTCCTCGGGATCGAGGTTCGCGATTCGTTCGAGGAGTTGCTCGTCGCTGAGGTCTTCGATACTGCCGTCGGGATCAAGTAGCGGGCTCTTGCTCATCTAACTGGACACCCCCAGTTCGTGCTTGCGGGCGTAGGGATCGGTCTCGTCACTCTGAATGATGTTTTCGGGCTCGATACTCGTCGGACAGTCGAGGCGGTCGTACTCGTCGATCCAGCCGCTCGAACAGTCCGTTCCGGTCGTAGGGGGGTCGTGGTCAGCACTCATCGGTGGCGCCGGTTGCGGCCCGGCGGGAGCCGGACGGCGCCGAAAAGCCCTTGTCGCGCCGACCCGTAGGCCGGCGTGACGAGGCCCCCTCGGCGTCGTCGTTGGTGTTGCTCGCCACGTGCAGGGCTGGGTTGGGTGCCTTTCCTGCCGTGGTGTTCGGTTCAAGAATCCTGAGAGTCATCGCTCGGTTTCCTTGTCGAGTAGCGACCGGAGTGCCTCGTTGTAGTTCGGATGACCGTGTTCGTCCCGGTAGTCCGCGAGGCGGTCGCGGATCTCCGATTCGAGGGGTCCAACTGTGGTACCTCCGACTGCCATGTTTGTCCATACGTCCGGAATATATTTATCCTTGCGCTCAGCAATATGTTCCTCATGAGTGATAGTGACCGGCCGACGGCCATTCTCACGGATCGGCAGCGGACATTCCTGCGTGGGGAGGGCGACCTCGGTGAACGAGGCGAACGGGCCGCACGCGCGAGGATTAGGGATCGGTTAGACGCCGCTTTCGACGACCTGCGGTTGATATTAAATACCGACGTCGAAGCGTTTGAGGACGACGTCGAGCAGGTACTAACTGACATCGACGCCGGGCGCATGTGGGCTCTCCCTGCGCTCTTGTTTCTGTGGGCGGTCGAACACCCAACTTTCAGTGATCGGGATGACATGGTCGGGGTTCTCTCATCTCCTGGCGAGGACTGGCCCATAGAGGATCGGATAGAATGGATCACCGAGTCGTTCGACAGCCAGGTCGAACGCGGTGTCACTGCCGCGCTCGAAGACCTGGAGTTCGACCAGGTCCCGGAGGAGGTCGACAACGAACTCACGGTGGGTCTCGGGCGCTCCGTTTCGGAGATGACACCGGCCGAACTGGCCGAACTCTCTCGCGAGACGATCGACTTTCTCTTTCGGAGAGACGACCTCGATAACGAGCTGTATGCGGAGGTGATGGCGCTCAAACTTGGGCGCGACACCGACTCGGACGACGACAAGTAGCCCACCGACACGCTCACTCCCCGCCGGCGCTCCGGAGCACGGCGCGACAGACATCACCGACGGGGTCGCCCTCCTCGTAGCGGTCGGCGAGCCGGCGGAAGACGTCGAGTTCGTCGTCGGTCATCGGCCGTCCTCCTCGTCGACGTCGTCGCACACCACCTCGCGGAGTTCGTCAGCGAGTTCACCGTGCTTTTCGAGAGCTTCGAGGTCTCCGTCCAGCCGCTTGAACCGAGCACGAACCCGGCTGATGGTTTGGTATCGGTAACTGTCGGAGACGTCGGCTTCGCCAGCGACAATCTCTCGTTCTCGATCAGTTAGCAGCGCCCGACGGTCGGCCATACAGGCCGATTCGGCTGTTGCCATACAATATGTTGTGGACTGGGAGCTTGTAAAGGTCTACACCAAACAAACAACGTTCGCAATATACACGCAATCTATAAGTGGGTTCGCAATATAGTGTATAGTAGAGACGGTCCCCGCTCCTCGGGGCGCTTCTTCTCGGAGAAGTGCCCGGGTGTTGGAGCACCCGAGCGGGGCTGTCTCGCCAGAGAGCAGCCATGTCAACCGACGCTTTCGGGTCACTTGAACGTGACCCCACGACCGATCGTACCGACTTGGAGAAGCGCACGCGCCGCGCGCTCGAACAGTACCTGACCGTCCTCGACGACGTCGACGAGGCCGCCGGCGCCGACGACCTGTACGTCGTCGTTTCTGAGAGCGGCTCGCAGTACTGCGTCGACGCTCGCGGCGGCAGTTGCACCTGTCCCGACGCGGAGCACCGCGACCCCGACGGCGGCTGTAAGCACGTCCGTCGCGTGGCCTTCGCGACCGGCGCCGACGCGATCCCGGCGGCGGCCGACCCCGACGCGGTCGACGATCAGCTGGGCGCCCACGTCGACGGCCCCGTTCGGTGGGCGTGCGAGCACGGCCGGGGATTCTGTGCCGAGAGCGCCGCCGCTCGCGATGACGCTGTCCGGTGCTCGGACTGCGAGATCGAGGCCGCCGCGACGCCCACCGAGCGTGTCGTCCCCGACGGCGGGATCGTCGAGGCCGGCGACGAGGGTGAGCTCCTCGACGAGGATGACGACGTCGTCGACCTGAGCGAGGTCACGGGCGAGGCCGACCCCGACCGCCCCGACGACTGCGACTGCGGCGCGTGGAACGGGGGGCTTGGCCTGCCATGCTGGCCCTGCTACCGCGAGGGCTTCGAGACGCCGGCGAGCGCCGGCGAGGAGGAGGAGGCATGATGGCCGCCGCCAACGAGCGAACCTGCCGGCGCTGCGGCGATGCCGTCGGCATCCCGCACTACCTCGAAGTCGAACAGCCGGACGGGAGTATGTTCGTTGCCGACCTTTGCGCGGCCGACGCCCGGCGCGTGGCCGATCTCATCGACTCGACGGAGGACAGCCGATGACGCGCCCGACCACGGTCGAGGCCGTCGACACGATGGTCAGAATCACCGACGGCCGCGTGTCGATGACCGCGTCGAGCG encodes the following:
- a CDS encoding tyrosine-type recombinase/integrase is translated as MADTNDVQEYGRKLQNQLEKLEDADIPDDDRETIRQFVDYLDVRTSNNQGTIVSNLNRLRLAAERGGTPLTEAEESDITALMGTLKREYGLREGTLREYRKALRKFYKWRGEDWGEDIEIGPSPKRSVDPDQLLSDDEIDAILDAAENPRDKAAVALLADTGIRIGALASLRVKDVDLSAQPAELHINEDANVKGASGKTLMTWSRGYVANYLEVHPRRDDPDAALIHKNAGHHTAGEDDGALTYQYLSRRIKEVGERAGIDAGRLNAHNFRKSAITRWIREGQPEQWIKNRAFWVDDSRQFETYSGVTDDNVITDIADHYGIDVGERETARPNLENCPQCGSPLRDTARFCPGCGAPLTQAAGEEKQSVEDATFDSVAAADGQEIDYFAEFRRRFNEDPAFRERVAGDHDESP
- a CDS encoding PGF-pre-PGF domain-containing protein — encoded protein: MIESPDRDSARGVLLALLAAAVVVGGVVGTAGVAAGTASGPNIDSPTDDDGDGTVEVRSAASTDEGASTVRVTVSIGTAGNNATFVFDADGDFSTTPDDQGVNGSTTAVTITDGGAGDLDGSEDGSITTDLVVDGGSANTFTEGSIVLGITEGTSITTSPDTTVTSLAVDNTDPTIDTVVTRDAGPAPGSVIAGSDGSASTADDGQIDQLVVTFSEDVDDSTVRTDDFDVTGYTIDAITDAGTPNNDTVVIDLEESGSVDTGATPTVQYTQGTLADEAGNLLDDTTESNPTDGVGPRLLGAQTGDADRDGTVDRINVTFSENVDDGSLDAGDFSSGTASIDAVSNPDGNDDAVANLTVSGLPADDTSVTPDLTLAQGNVTDTAGNPGPEGSDQTLTTADGAAPAVVAANTYDSSNDGSVDQFNVTLSEPLDDGASTFDSGTFSLGTGTADDAGTGDGGGDDAVVVTASGISGTGATPTVTLNAGQLYDSAGNALGSSQTFTGTTDGAAPRIDTAETGDATDDGTVDRINVTFSEAVNDTSLAAADFSVVGGSVGSVANPDGTNDAAANLTVSGLPAANTSVTPDLTLAQGNVTDLASTPNDGPGDGDQTLTPTDGVGPRIDTAVTGDANRDGTVDRINVTFTENVDDGTLARGDFSSSSASIDGLAHPGGPDDAAVNLTVSKLETENTSVTPDLTLTQGSVDDLASTPNAGPSSAQTVTSADGAPPLVVAARTSDANDDGDVDEIVVTHSEAIDDAASTLDTTTYAVGAGSVTGVDTGTSGDDDNATITVSGLTGTSAAPDVTLDASRVYDPAGNALASSQTFTGTTSGARPVVTAVTTLDRDGDGDVDAAEVTFSAAIDDSTLSPSAWTIGGRQPDSVVTGATPNDDAVELRIATDGDEVPGTGPAQVTYTPGTARDTNGNALAALTAGGVDETDAATPVVTNVSASATDGELLVTVEASEPLASITVDVSGPAPTTLSSFSTSGSGPYTHTLAYEPPAIGEFTVTLDTAADAAGNDGAGGETATATISGGGGGGAASFAGSPSNRAASSRAIVFSDSESTTLSLSGTTFSAVEIRPESATTGFVRASELRSLPDGTAPLPNRVGNPVSVQVPAEMAGRSATVRLSVRQSQVGVDAERLRIAHYDDATDTWETLDTQVAGRSGSIVTVQAETPGFSTFALTAAQPAGSNATTSTPAADGAEDATATATPRPDGSDDATAAPGGDDGDGGDATAAAADDATATESSGDGFGPLPALLAAVAAALLLGRRRSA